GCCTTCTCGTGGATGATGATCGCCGTCTGCGCACCGCTCGTCAGGTCCTCGGCGGTGAACGCGTCGGTGGTGGTCACCAACAATGCGGTGCCGTCCTCGCGAACCTGCAGCGACGTCAGGTCACCACTCGCGGGATGACCGGAGTGTCCGGCCACCTGCAAATGTCCACCGGCGGAGTTGAAGTCGCCCGGCGCACCGCCTGCCGGCGCGACCGAGTTCGGCTCGCACTTGCCGACCGAGTGAATGTGCAGACCGTGGAAGCCGGGCGCCAGCTCACCCGGGGCGGTGGTCTCGACGGTGACGGTGGCGTAGTCCCCGCTGAACGCGATCTGCGCCGTCGCGACCGTGGTGCCTTCGGCGTTTTTCAGGTCCGCGGTCAGCGTCTCTCCGGCGGCCTCGCCTCCGGTACCGCCGTGGCCGCCGCTCTCTTCACCCGGCGGCGCCGCGGGCGGCGGCGAGCCCGTCCAGATCGACGGCGTGGTGCCAGGAGAGGTTGCCGGTTGTTCGGGGGAGCTGCAAGCGGTCAACACGAAAGCGGGAACCGCGAAGCAAGCTGCGGCAGCGACGGTCTTCAGCATGGGCAAGAGCCTAGCCGGTGACCACCACGAGGATGCCCGGCGGTTGCTCCGCGAGTTCGGGCAGGCGCGGTTCGACCGGGGCGTCCAACAACCGGGCGATTTCCTCGGCCGCCTCCCGTTCGCCTGGGCCGTCGGCGAAGTACACGGTGGTGACCGTGACGTCCGGCAACTCCAGGTTCCCGGTCTCGGCGACGTCCCAGCCGCCCTCGCGCAGCCGGTTGGCGGTGCCTTCCGCGGCGCCGTCGACCGTCGAGATGTTGAAGACGCGCACCTCGGGCTTGGCCGGCTTGGGCGACGTCGACGGGCTGGTCTTCGTGGTCGTCGTGGTGGTTGTCGCGATGGGCGACTGCTCGCCCTCGTCGTCGCCGCCACCCATCGCCTGAAATCCGACCAGCAGAAACACCACGCCGAGGAACAGCAGGACCATCACCATCGCGCGCAGGGGGAGGCCAGACGAATTTTGCTGATTCATTGCGTTCACTGTATCCAGCCGGACAAGCCGGCCCGCCAATCCCCCGACGGGCTCAGGTGACGTCGAAGCCCAATCGGCGTGCGGCCCGCGCCTTCTGCCTGCTGGCCCGCAGCCGGCGCAACCGCTTGACCAGCATGGGGTCGGCGGCAAGCGCCTCGGGGCGGTCGACGAGCGCGTTCAGCACCTGGTAGTAGCGGGTCGCCGACATGGAGAACAGCTCTTTGATCGCGTCTTCCTTGGAGCCCGCGTACTTCCACCACTGGCGCTCGAACGCCAAGATGTCGTGCTCGCGCCGGGTCAACCCGTCAGCCAGGGCAGGGTCGTCCCCGGATTGCTCAGTCCGCGCGATTGCGCCGTCCATTTCGCTCCTGGACCCTTCCAACACTCGAAATGACATCGCTGTGGTTCGGCGATCATTCAACCACGGGTTAGCAACCTGAGGCGTTCGACATGCCCGCGAGTCGGGCGATAAGGATTGCCGACTTAAGCTGTTGCGCGTGGCAGTCGTACCCATTCGCATCGTAGGAGATCCCGTCTTGCACACCGCGACCGAGCCGATACCCGTGGGCGAGGACGGTTCGCTGCCTGCGGATCTCGCGGACTTGATCCAAGACATGTACGACACGATGGCCGCGGCCAACGGTGTCGGGCTCGCCGCGAACCAGATCGGTGTGTCCAAGCGAGTGTTCGTCTACGACTGCGCCGACGACCGCGGCAAGACGACGCGGCGCAAGGGTGTCGTCATCAATCCGGTGCTGGAGACGTCCGAGGTTCCCGAGACGATGCCCGACCCCGACGACGATGACGAGGGCTGCCTGTCGGTGCCCGGGGAGTCGTTTCCGACCGGCAGGGCCGACTGGGCGCGGGTGACGGGTCTGGACGCCGACGGCACGCCCATCACACTCGAGGGCACCGGCCTGTTCGCGCGGATGCTGCAGCACGAGACCGGACACCTCGACGGTTTCCTCTACTTGGATCGGCTGGTCGGCCGCCATGCCCGTGCCGCCAAGCGTGCGGTGAAGTCGCACGGCTGGGGCGTACCGGGTCTGTCGTGGACTCCCGGTGAGGATCCCGACCCGTTCGGTCACTGATGCGGATCCCGCCGGTGGGCACACGGGTGATGATTCGTCACCGCCTGCCCGCCGGGTCGGCACCACCATTGACGGACGTGATCGGCCAGCTGGTGCAGACGGAGCCGACGCTGCAGGTGCGCACCAAACGCGGGGATGTGGTGGCGGTTCGTGTCGACGACGTCGTGGTGATCAAGGCGCTCACCGCTGCGCCGGTGCGCACCGGCGACATTCGCAATCTCGAACA
The nucleotide sequence above comes from Mycolicibacterium moriokaense. Encoded proteins:
- the sodC gene encoding superoxide dismutase[Cu-Zn], with product MLKTVAAAACFAVPAFVLTACSSPEQPATSPGTTPSIWTGSPPPAAPPGEESGGHGGTGGEAAGETLTADLKNAEGTTVATAQIAFSGDYATVTVETTAPGELAPGFHGLHIHSVGKCEPNSVAPAGGAPGDFNSAGGHLQVAGHSGHPASGDLTSLQVREDGTALLVTTTDAFTAEDLTSGAQTAIIIHEKADNFANIPPERYQQVNGAPPPDETTLATGDAGKRVACGVIGTG
- a CDS encoding LytR C-terminal domain-containing protein, coding for MNQQNSSGLPLRAMVMVLLFLGVVFLLVGFQAMGGGDDEGEQSPIATTTTTTTKTSPSTSPKPAKPEVRVFNISTVDGAAEGTANRLREGGWDVAETGNLELPDVTVTTVYFADGPGEREAAEEIARLLDAPVEPRLPELAEQPPGILVVVTG
- a CDS encoding DUF3263 domain-containing protein — encoded protein: MDGAIARTEQSGDDPALADGLTRREHDILAFERQWWKYAGSKEDAIKELFSMSATRYYQVLNALVDRPEALAADPMLVKRLRRLRASRQKARAARRLGFDVT
- a CDS encoding peptide deformylase, translating into MAVVPIRIVGDPVLHTATEPIPVGEDGSLPADLADLIQDMYDTMAAANGVGLAANQIGVSKRVFVYDCADDRGKTTRRKGVVINPVLETSEVPETMPDPDDDDEGCLSVPGESFPTGRADWARVTGLDADGTPITLEGTGLFARMLQHETGHLDGFLYLDRLVGRHARAAKRAVKSHGWGVPGLSWTPGEDPDPFGH